A genomic segment from Sphingopyxis sp. DBS4 encodes:
- a CDS encoding MucR family transcriptional regulator produces the protein MDDQETLVTLTADIVAAHVSNNSVAISDIPLVIRSVHDALAGLGQTAEPEVKQEPAVSIRSSVKPDYIVCLEDGKKLKMLRRHLMTHYNMTPDDYRAKWNLPKDYPMTAPAYAEKRRALAKEIGLGTKGRGGGRPRRKK, from the coding sequence ATGGACGATCAGGAAACGCTGGTCACGCTGACCGCCGATATTGTTGCCGCGCATGTCAGCAACAACAGCGTCGCCATATCGGATATTCCGCTGGTCATTCGCTCGGTGCATGACGCGCTCGCCGGACTTGGGCAGACTGCCGAGCCCGAAGTCAAGCAGGAGCCGGCGGTGTCGATCCGGTCGTCGGTGAAGCCCGATTACATCGTTTGTCTCGAAGACGGCAAGAAGCTCAAGATGCTCCGGCGTCACCTGATGACACACTACAATATGACGCCCGACGATTACCGCGCGAAGTGGAACCTGCCGAAGGACTATCCGATGACCGCGCCTGCCTATGCGGAGAAGCGCCGCGCTTTAGCCAAGGAAATTGGCCTTGGCACCAAAGGTCGCGGTGGCGGCCGACCCCGCCGGAAGAAATAG
- a CDS encoding sigma-70 family RNA polymerase sigma factor, protein MTAPVSTAASFEAFYRAERPRMLRYFGRRAGRDAAPDLTQEAFARLLRSGALDRAECPQAYLTRIACNLLIDRARRKKCGPTALYSLDEERDAVSRADQTWRIEAADLFRLYRQTVRAMPPKTRRVFLMCRVKRMRYSDIAVELGISVATVDYHMVQALARCRAAVAAQW, encoded by the coding sequence ATGACCGCGCCCGTCTCGACTGCGGCTTCGTTCGAAGCCTTCTATCGCGCCGAGCGTCCTCGAATGCTCAGATATTTTGGCCGGAGGGCCGGGCGCGACGCCGCGCCCGATCTGACGCAGGAGGCCTTCGCGCGGTTGCTGCGCAGCGGGGCGCTTGATCGCGCCGAATGTCCCCAAGCTTATCTGACCCGGATTGCGTGCAACCTGTTGATCGATCGCGCGCGCCGGAAGAAATGCGGTCCAACCGCCTTATATTCGCTCGACGAGGAACGCGATGCAGTTTCGCGGGCCGACCAGACTTGGCGGATCGAAGCAGCCGACCTGTTCCGCCTTTACCGGCAGACCGTGCGCGCCATGCCGCCGAAGACCCGGCGCGTCTTCCTGATGTGCCGGGTGAAGCGAATGCGCTACAGCGACATCGCGGTGGAACTCGGCATCAGTGTCGCGACCGTCGATTATCACATGGTGCAGGCGCTCGCGCGGTGCCGCGCCGCAGTTGCCGCGCAATGGTGA
- the traA gene encoding Ti-type conjugative transfer relaxase TraA encodes MAIFHFSAKVIGRAAGRSAVAAAAYRAGERLHDERLDRDHDFRAKAGVEHSEITLPEGAPEQWRDRERLWNDVEAIEKRKDAQLAREIEFAIPREMSKADGIELARDFVAAEFVERGMIADLNVHWDIGADGQPKPHAHVMLTMREIGPDGFGAKVRDWNRTELVEQWRERWADHVNARLAELDIDARIDHRSLEAQGIGLEPQDKIGPAASRMGERGLESERIEDHRAVAQRNGERIIAEPRVALDAITHHQATFTRRDMAMFVHRHSDGKDQYDRAMSAVRGSPDLIELGKDGRGEDRFTSREMIDTEQRLQHAAELMAERERHRVSEDDREGALRAAAARGLDLSGEQRAAFDHVTGEQDLSLVVGYAGTGKSAMLGVAREAWESAGYEVRGAALSGIAAEGLENGSGIASCTIASMEYGWAQGRDMLGPRDVLVIDEAGMVGTRQMERVLSHATDAGAKVVLVGDPQQLQAIEAGAAFRAIHERHGGVEITEVRRQHVEWQQDATRQLATGRTGEAIRAYADHRMIHAAETREQARAELVERWDRERIAAPDRTRIILTHTNAEVRELNEAARDAMRASGDLGDDVRLTVERGDRDFAAGDRIMFLRNERSLEVKNATLGTIERVSEQSMTVRTDDGRSVAFDIKDYRDLDHGYAATIHKAQGMTVDRAHVLATPGMDRHGAYVGMTRHRDGMALHYGRDDFKDDARLVRTLSRERAKDMASDYRQADPVKDYAERRGIGFGERIADIARAGAEKARGIFDGLRLALPDKQREPPAVPDRPKSIFANFRPPVPNADQARTMQADREQVRRLAVERHARAIADIWKMQDKGLPVLPHQRAELDKAREAMGRVDSHAAKDMESAYRRDPALVPETAGGRSQRAIQAMRLEAEIRTDPAKRADRFVEGWRQLGKQREGLKRDGDVRGVRKVSEQMAGLAKSLERDAQMESVLRGRKQELGISIDTGRQLSHDLASSVGIERGRDMGMSR; translated from the coding sequence ATGGCAATCTTTCACTTCTCCGCGAAAGTCATCGGGCGCGCTGCCGGGCGCAGCGCCGTCGCAGCCGCTGCCTATCGCGCGGGCGAGCGGCTGCACGATGAACGGCTCGACCGCGATCATGATTTCCGCGCCAAGGCGGGCGTCGAGCATAGCGAGATCACGCTGCCCGAAGGTGCGCCCGAACAGTGGCGCGACCGCGAACGGCTCTGGAATGATGTCGAGGCGATCGAGAAGCGCAAGGACGCGCAGCTTGCGCGCGAGATCGAGTTCGCGATTCCGCGCGAGATGAGCAAGGCCGATGGCATCGAACTGGCGCGAGATTTCGTGGCTGCCGAATTTGTCGAACGCGGCATGATCGCCGACCTCAATGTCCATTGGGACATCGGCGCGGACGGTCAGCCCAAACCCCATGCCCATGTCATGCTCACAATGCGCGAGATTGGCCCCGATGGGTTCGGCGCGAAGGTCCGTGATTGGAATCGCACCGAACTTGTCGAACAGTGGCGCGAGCGATGGGCCGATCACGTCAATGCGCGGCTTGCCGAACTCGATATAGACGCCCGCATCGATCACCGCAGCCTTGAGGCGCAGGGTATCGGCCTCGAACCGCAAGACAAGATCGGCCCCGCCGCATCGCGCATGGGCGAGCGCGGTCTTGAGTCCGAGCGGATCGAGGATCACCGCGCGGTCGCGCAGCGGAACGGCGAGCGCATCATCGCCGAGCCGCGCGTCGCGCTCGATGCGATCACCCACCATCAGGCGACATTCACGCGCCGCGATATGGCGATGTTCGTGCATCGCCACAGCGACGGCAAGGATCAATATGACCGGGCGATGAGCGCGGTTCGCGGCTCGCCCGACCTGATCGAACTCGGCAAGGACGGGCGCGGCGAAGACCGGTTCACCAGCCGCGAGATGATCGACACCGAACAGCGGTTGCAGCACGCCGCCGAGTTGATGGCCGAACGCGAGCGGCATCGTGTGTCGGAGGACGACCGGGAGGGCGCACTTCGCGCGGCGGCGGCGCGCGGGCTTGACCTGTCGGGCGAGCAGCGCGCGGCGTTCGATCATGTGACCGGCGAGCAGGATTTGAGCCTTGTCGTCGGCTACGCAGGCACCGGCAAGAGCGCGATGCTGGGTGTCGCGCGGGAGGCGTGGGAGTCTGCCGGGTATGAAGTGCGCGGAGCGGCGCTGTCGGGCATCGCCGCTGAAGGTTTGGAGAACGGTTCGGGCATTGCGTCTTGCACGATCGCCAGCATGGAATATGGCTGGGCGCAGGGCCGTGATATGCTCGGCCCCCGCGATGTGTTGGTGATCGACGAGGCGGGCATGGTCGGCACGCGCCAGATGGAGCGCGTATTGTCCCATGCGACCGACGCCGGCGCAAAGGTCGTGCTTGTAGGCGACCCGCAGCAATTGCAAGCGATCGAGGCGGGCGCGGCGTTCCGCGCGATCCACGAACGGCATGGCGGCGTCGAGATCACCGAGGTCCGCCGCCAGCATGTCGAGTGGCAGCAGGACGCCACCCGCCAGCTTGCCACCGGCCGAACCGGCGAGGCGATCCGGGCCTACGCCGATCACCGCATGATCCACGCCGCCGAGACGCGCGAACAGGCGCGCGCCGAGCTTGTCGAGCGTTGGGACCGCGAGCGCATCGCCGCGCCCGATCGGACCCGCATCATCCTCACACATACCAATGCCGAGGTGCGCGAACTCAATGAGGCTGCGCGCGATGCGATGCGCGCCAGCGGCGATCTTGGCGATGATGTTCGCCTCACGGTCGAACGCGGCGACCGGGATTTTGCGGCGGGCGACCGCATCATGTTCCTGCGCAACGAGCGCAGCCTTGAGGTCAAGAACGCCACGCTCGGGACGATCGAGCGCGTCAGCGAGCAAAGCATGACCGTGCGCACCGATGACGGGCGTTCGGTCGCGTTCGACATCAAGGACTATCGCGACCTCGATCATGGCTACGCCGCCACGATCCACAAGGCGCAGGGCATGACGGTCGACCGGGCGCATGTGCTGGCAACGCCGGGTATGGACCGCCACGGCGCTTATGTCGGCATGACCCGCCACCGTGACGGCATGGCGCTTCACTATGGCCGCGACGACTTCAAGGACGACGCGCGTCTCGTCCGCACCCTGTCGCGCGAACGCGCGAAGGACATGGCGAGCGACTACCGTCAAGCCGATCCGGTCAAGGACTATGCCGAGCGGCGCGGGATCGGCTTTGGCGAGCGCATCGCGGATATCGCCCGCGCGGGCGCAGAGAAAGCGCGCGGGATCTTCGACGGCTTGCGCCTCGCATTGCCTGATAAGCAGCGTGAGCCACCGGCCGTCCCCGACCGGCCAAAGAGCATCTTCGCGAACTTTCGTCCGCCCGTGCCCAATGCCGATCAGGCGAGGACTATGCAGGCAGATCGCGAGCAGGTCCGGCGGCTTGCGGTTGAACGCCATGCCCGCGCGATCGCCGACATCTGGAAGATGCAGGACAAGGGCTTGCCGGTCCTGCCGCACCAGCGCGCCGAACTCGACAAGGCGCGTGAAGCGATGGGCCGGGTCGACAGCCATGCCGCGAAAGACATGGAGAGCGCCTATCGCCGCGATCCGGCTTTGGTCCCGGAAACCGCGGGCGGACGATCGCAGCGCGCCATCCAGGCGATGCGGCTCGAGGCCGAAATCCGCACCGATCCCGCAAAGCGCGCCGACCGGTTCGTCGAGGGCTGGCGCCAGCTTGGAAAGCAACGGGAAGGTCTAAAGCGTGATGGCGATGTCCGCGGCGTTCGCAAGGTGTCCGAACAGATGGCGGGGCTGGCGAAGAGCCTCGAACGCGATGCGCAGATGGAGTCGGTCCTGCGTGGCCGCAAGCAGGAACTCGGGATCAGCATCGATACCGGGCGTCAGCTCTCGCACGATCTTGCCAGCAGCGTCGGCATCGAACGCGGCCGCGACATGGGCATGAGCCGATAA
- a CDS encoding conjugal transfer protein TraD has product MRKPRDIDSELKALEAKAKTLKERRVRQLGELVIATGADTLEADLLAGALLGAVATKDAGAKEGWRKAGASFFQRGARKTAARSDRGAANDPAHDGDAASA; this is encoded by the coding sequence ATGCGTAAGCCACGCGATATCGATTCGGAACTGAAGGCGCTCGAAGCCAAAGCGAAAACCCTCAAGGAACGCCGCGTTCGCCAACTTGGCGAACTCGTCATCGCCACCGGTGCCGATACGCTCGAAGCCGATTTGCTCGCGGGCGCGTTGCTCGGCGCAGTCGCGACGAAAGATGCGGGCGCAAAGGAGGGTTGGCGCAAGGCGGGCGCGAGCTTCTTTCAGCGCGGCGCACGCAAAACTGCGGCGCGATCTGATCGCGGTGCGGCGAATGACCCGGCGCATGACGGCGATGCGGCATCGGCTTGA
- a CDS encoding conjugal transfer protein TraD produces MREWQVKRRERTRQLIELGGLVAKAELVDLADDDRAMLYGAFLWMADKLRSDQGDHAAALWRRRGKRAFNMAQAENGDLDSPAPD; encoded by the coding sequence ATGCGTGAATGGCAGGTCAAGCGACGCGAGCGCACGCGCCAGCTTATCGAGCTGGGAGGGCTCGTCGCCAAAGCCGAACTCGTCGACCTCGCCGACGACGATCGCGCGATGCTCTATGGCGCGTTCCTATGGATGGCCGACAAGCTGCGGAGCGACCAGGGCGACCATGCCGCCGCGCTATGGCGTCGCCGGGGCAAACGGGCGTTCAACATGGCGCAAGCGGAAAATGGCGATCTGGATAGTCCCGCTCCCGACTGA